The Lycium ferocissimum isolate CSIRO_LF1 chromosome 10, AGI_CSIRO_Lferr_CH_V1, whole genome shotgun sequence genome window below encodes:
- the LOC132032970 gene encoding zinc finger protein CONSTANS-LIKE 9-like: MGYICEYCGEQRSIVYCRSDAACLCLSCDRNVHSANALSQRHSRTLICERCNSQPAVVRCIDEKVSLCQNCDWSGHASSSTSGSGSMHNRQALSSYTGCPSAAELSNIWSFLLDDPSIGGNCEQRMGSMNINDNRPRDSEGPQGKDNSQNTRAAFEANDMNISEKSNLLMDSSMHTLDNKMHNADLPFGSSNSASSKGGYMGEKGSSLFEEDPYCDNLIMDSVDLSVENYEELFGDSLNYPDELFENENLDCFFGMKDMKNDDSSCRDANAAEGSSMARVNTVQPTCSDAASADSAMSCKTDSILYFARQSSFSVSNQTGGECSAGDHQDCGVSPMLLMGEPPWCPPCPEISSPSTSRSNAVLRYKEKKKTRKFDKRVRYVSRKARADVRRRVKGRFIKAGDAYDYDPLPTRSY, translated from the exons ATGGGTTATATATGTGAATATTGTGGAGAGCAAAGATCGATTGTATATTGCCGGTCCGATGCAGCTTGCCTATGTTTGTCATGCGACCGAAATGTCCATTCAGCAAATGCCCTTTCGCAACGTCATTCCAGGACACTTATATGTGAAAGATGTAATTCACAACCAGCTGTCGTTAGATGCATTGATGAGAAAGTATCTCTTTGCCAGAACTGTGATTGGTCAGGTCATGCTAGTAGTTCTACTTCGGGTTCGGGTTCAATGCACAACAGGCAAGCACTTAGTAGTTACACGGGCTGTCCTTCCGCTGCCGAACTTTCTAATATCTGGTCATTTCTGTTAGATGACCCTTCGATTGGTGGTAATTGTGAACAGAGAATGGGTTCAATGAACATCAATGATAACCGTCCTAGGGATAGTGAAGGTCCTCAAGGTAAGGACAATTCACAAAATACGCGTGCTGCATTCGAAGCGAATGACATGAATATTTCGGAGAAATCGAATCTTTTAATGGATTCATCTATGCATACTCTTGACAACAAGATGCATAATGCGGACCTACCTTTTGGATCCTCGAATTCTGCATCGTCAAAG GGCGGCTATATGGGAGAAAAAGGCTCTAGTTTATTTGAGGAGGATCCTTACTGTGATAATCTCATTATGGATTCGGTGGACTTGAGTGTTGAGAATTATGAAGAGCTATTTGGTGATTCTCTCAATTATCCAGATGAGCTATTTGAGAATGAAAATCTCGATTGCTTCTTTGGGATGAAAGacatgaaaaatgatgactccAGCTGCCGGGATGCCAATGCTGCCGAG GGATCGTCAATGGCACGGGTAAATACAGTGCAGCCAACATGTAGCGATGCAGCATCTGCAGATTCCGCGATGAGCTGCAAGACGGATTCTATCCTTTACTTTGCTAGACAATCTAGCTTCTCAGTTTCCAACCAAACTGGAGGAGAATGCAGTGCTGGAGATCACCAAGACTGCGGAGTCTCCCCGATGCTCCTAATGGGAGAGCCGCCATGGTGTCCTCCATGTCCTGAAATTTCGTCCCCATCGACTAGCAGGAGCAATGCTGTTTTGCGctacaaggaaaagaagaagacaagGAA ATTTGACAAGCGAGTAAGATATGTTTCCCGCAAGGCAAGAGCTGATGTCAGAAGGCGTGTGAAGGGACGGTTTATCAAGGCTGGTGATGCTTACGACTATGATCCTCTCCCGACCAGAAGCTATTGA